From a region of the Polyangium spumosum genome:
- a CDS encoding Tll0287-like domain-containing protein — MGHSKAGALLCGALALAGVTAAGCGKGGEGGAAGGIAPQQMADALYAVIAADRAIYAGQVVDRLVAEKAIKATERFKEEKTLPLPAQMLRMGAEHAQKTNSSFSYALLSQWPINQQNKAKTDAEKAGLDFVAKNPGKNYYTEEKIADKTYFTAVYPDKAVAAACANCHNEHADSPRKDFKEGDMMGGLVIRIPVNK; from the coding sequence ATGGGACACTCGAAGGCGGGCGCGTTGCTGTGTGGTGCCCTGGCCCTCGCCGGCGTGACGGCGGCAGGCTGCGGCAAAGGTGGAGAGGGCGGCGCGGCGGGAGGTATCGCGCCGCAGCAGATGGCGGACGCGCTCTATGCGGTGATCGCGGCCGATCGCGCGATCTACGCGGGTCAGGTCGTGGATCGCCTCGTCGCCGAGAAGGCGATCAAGGCGACCGAGCGGTTCAAGGAAGAGAAGACGCTCCCGCTGCCGGCGCAGATGCTGCGCATGGGCGCGGAGCACGCGCAAAAGACGAACTCGAGCTTCTCGTACGCGCTCCTCTCGCAGTGGCCGATCAACCAGCAGAACAAGGCGAAGACGGACGCCGAGAAGGCGGGCCTCGACTTCGTCGCGAAGAACCCGGGCAAGAACTACTACACGGAGGAGAAAATCGCGGACAAGACCTATTTCACCGCGGTTTATCCGGACAAGGCCGTCGCCGCCGCCTGCGCGAACTGCCACAACGAGCACGCCGACAGCCCGCGCAAGGACTTCAAGGAAGGCGACATGATGGGCGGCCTCGTGATCCGCATCCCCGTGAACAAGTAA